A region of the Coleofasciculus chthonoplastes PCC 7420 genome:
AGAACCCACCTTAAATTAGTGCCATTTTACCTAAGCGTTTCAAAATACTCAAAACATTATATAATTCATTGCCGCGATTGCGAATATCAAAAATATCAGACGTGGCGTACTGCGGGGGTTCGCCTTTAACCAGCTTAATAAACATAAAGCTACCGCCGGAGGTGATCATCCCGAAAACAGGTTTTTCTGGGTGAGGAGTTGCTAGCATATAGGCAATAATTTGGTCGAGTCCAGCTTCTACGGAATAAGCAACCTGTTTCGATTCAATCACACTCACCCAAAATTGCTCATTCAGAAGCAAAACGTCTATTCGTCCTTTAATGACTGAGCCACCATCTTCTGTAGCAATTTGTACAGATTTTTCTAGTTTAATGTGAAAAGGAGGTAAATAAAACTGCCCCACGAAAAGTAAAGGCGACAAAACAGCGATGTTAACCGTATTTTCTAATAAGGGCGGATAATTCCGCAAATTAATATAACCAGCTTTTATTTGATCCAATAGCTGTTTTTCCTGGTTGGTGAGTTCAGGAAGGTTATCTTGCCACTCTCGGAAAAATTGCTCACCTTCAACGAGCTGAAGTCCATAGAGGGTGATTAGTTCCCGCAGGGTTATGTTTTCTGCTTGAATTGTTTGAACCATGAGTATGAATTATGAATGATAGGGAAGTTTGGGCGGGTTTAGTGACATCTGGGTGAGGTAAGAAACGATAATAGTCAAACCCGCCCCTACACAGAATCAAAAATTATATCTGACCTTATAACCTGACGAATGACGAATGACATAAGACAAATGACATAAGACAAATGACTATGAACCCAGTTTAAACGCTTCCAAAAACATGCTATAAACCAAACCAATTTTCAGAGCATTCACTGTTTCCAGAAACCATGACAATCGGGATGCTCTGCTCAGAGAAGGCAAACGCTGGCGATTTCTGCCATAAACAATCCGGCTTACCGTTTCCGTGAAAATAATTAAAATCCCAGCCGCAATCACATCCCAGTCAGCCGTTTGTCCGGCTGTCGTTGAGATAGCACTACCGAGGAAAATGCCTGACAGTAGTCCCAGCAAAATTATGGACAGGCGTCGCCAGGGATTGGTAAACCACTGGGCTAACCTTGCCAAGATCACATCGACGAGAGTATTAAGACGAGTATTTTGCATCGATCAACCAGAAAGCAACCACACACAGACCTTAATCACTTAGCCTTTTGTGCAAAATAACACGGTTTCGGTCAAGCTTGTTTCAATGAGAGTAGGGGGCTGGCAATTCATTTTGTTAGCACCCCCCACAGACGCAGTGGTGCAGAGTCAATCCCCTCAAAACGAATGAAACGACTAAACTATATGCTATATCCAGTATTTATCATCGTACTCCTCTTAGGTATGGCTGGACTAGGACTGGGATTATTTGAGTTCAAGGTTTGGATAGAACCCCAATCCTCGGATACAGCATCATTACCCTCGGTGAGCCAATCACCAGAGGTTGCTGAGGTGGAAACGGCTCAACCCTTATCACCAGCATTATCACCACTCTCTTCACCGTTACCCTCCCCAGAGGCTTCACCCTCTCCCCCCCTTGATCCCGTTGCTCTAGCGGCGCAAAAAGGAGGGTTGCGAGTCAGCAATTCCACGGAACATCCGGTGCGGGTGGCGTTGCTAGAGCGTCAAACGGATTCAAAGGCTTACACCAAACCCGCCCACTGGGATTTTTCCCCGATGGAAGGAGGAAGCCAAGGGCTGATTCTTTCTCTTCCCCAAGATGATCTGATTTTGGGAAACGGAGATATTGTGGTGGCATTCGCCCAAGATGGTTCTCGTTTATATTGGGGACCTTATGTGATTGGAGAGACGCCTGTACCTGTTTGGAATAAAAAGACGGGCGAATGGGAGTTAGTTTTGCAACCGTATTAGGGTTAATGACACTGACTTTAGAGTTTGTAGTCAGCGATGCGAGCGCTTCTTTCTGGCACTAAAGTGCCTACTACGAAACCAGTAGAGACGCGCCATGGCGCGTCTCTACTGTTGGATAAGGAACTTGAAGGGATTGTCTTAGTCAGGGAAGGGGTATATTGCGATCGCGCTTTCGGCTAAATTAAGTTGGAGACGCTGACAGTTAATGTTACCTTGGGTAAATTCGTTGGAATCCCTGTGAAGAAAGAATCACCGTCCTTTTAGGGCGGTGAGTGTCAAAAAGTAGTGGACGTTGAATCTAAGGATAGGATCACTCAACCCGTGACAAAGTGGTGGAATGTTTGGGAAAAGCATCCAACTCGTTTGTGGATGTTCTCGGTTTTAGGGTTAGCGGCGATTTGCTGGGTGGCGTTTTTATGGCACTTAGGTAGTACGGGTTTGGTTGATGAAACTGAACCGTTATTCGCCGAAGCCGCCCGCCAGATGACGGTGACAGGAGACTGGATTACACCGTATTTTAATGGGGAGACTCGGTTTGATAAACCGCCCTTAGTCTACTGGTTAATGGCGATTGGCTATCACCTGATTGGCGTGAATGAATGGGCGGTGCGACTTCCCTCGGCGATGAGTGCGATCGCGCTCACAATATTGGGCTTTTATACGCTACGCTATTTTGGGATTTCTCGTCCCCGGACTCTGGTTGATCACCAGCAGATGGAAGTTGAAGATACCCCAAAACTACCTAATTTAGAACGCCAGCGCTGGTTATCGGCGGGAATTGGGGCGACATTAATTGCATTGAATCCGATCACTTTGGTTTGGGCGCGGACTGGGGTGTCGGATATGCTACTCTCTGGCTGTATGGGAACGGCTCTTTTATGCTTTTTTATTGGCTATGTGCAAGGGGAAACCGGGAGACAGGAAGCGGAGGCGCAAGATAGCCAATACCGTGGACAAATAATGGGTGATCCCAAACCTATTTTAGGATTTGCGTCGGGTTGGTATTTGGCATTTTATATCTTAATTGCCTTAGCGATTCTTGCCAAAGGACCGGTGGGATTTGTCCTCCCTGGATTAATTATTGGCGCATTTTTGTTATATCTGGGGAAGTTTTGGCAGGTGGTGCGGGAAATGCGCCTGGTTTGGGGATTGGGGCTGATTGGTGTCCTAGCAATTCCCTGGTATGTGTTAGTTACCTTGGCGAATGGCGAAGACTATATCGAGAAGTTTTTTGGCTATCACAATGTTGAACGCTTTGTCGGGGTGGTGAATCACCATTGGGCGCCCTGGTATTTCTATTTTCTGGTTGTGTTAGTCGGGTTTGCCCCTTGGTCTTGTTATCTGCCTTTGGCAATTGCCCGGTTAAGGTTTTGGCAGGTTAAAAAATGGCGTTCGTCTCCTCGTGCGAGTCAGTTAGGTTTATTTGCCCTGTGTTGGTTTGTTGGGGTGTTTGGCTTCTTTACAATTGCCGTTACTAAACTTCCCAGTTATGTCTTACCGTTAATGCCTGCGGCGGCAATTTTGGTGGCATTATTAGCTAGTGATTTACTCACTTATCCTCCTCAACGTCTATGGGGGTTACGGTTGAGTGCTGGATTTAATCTGATTCTGCTGGGTGTCATTGCTTGGGCAATTTGGTATAGTCCTAATTTCATTGGCTATGATCCGGCGGCGCTGAATTTATCGGAAACGTTGCAAGCGTCAGGATTACCGCTGCGGGGAGGTATTCTGTGGGGAATGGCGGCGGTAGCGGCGGCGATCGCGTTATGTAGGCGTCGAGGGTGGCGTTGGTTAGGAACGATTAATTTGGTGGCGTTTGTGGCGTTTATTATTCTGGTGGTTTCCCCGGCTACTTTTCTATTAGATCAGGAACGTCAGCTTCCCCTACGAGAATTATCCGCGATCGCGGCTGAGGTGAACCAACCGTCAGAAGCGTTTCTAATGATGGGATTTGAAAAGCCTAGTGTGGTATTTTATGCCAAGCGATCGGTGAATTATTTTGATGAGGAACATAAGTTTATTGCTTACATTGAGGACATCGCTAAAATTGAGCCTAATCCACCTTCCACTCTGGTTTTAATTGAGTCGAAGCGATTTAATCGACTTAAAGAAGAATGGCTCAAACCTAGTGAATATACGGTCATTGATCAGGAAGGTGCTTATCATTTGATTCGAGTGACTAAACAAGTTCTTGCTCGCAAGCTTTAACTGTCAGGGGGAATTAAGTAGAAACCCCTCACCCCCAGCCCCATTGGTGTCAACTTAAGGTCGAAAACCAATTCTGGCAAGGTTTTCAGCTATGTCTATCTACTGCTCAAAAATTCCCCCTCGTTCCCCCCTTTTTAGATCCCCCTCCCGTCCCCCTTATAGCAGTAGACACATCGATTAGGACTTTCGGCACCATTGTAGAGACGCGCCATGGCGCGTCTCTACATAAATGATGTGTCCTAACCGCTATGGCGGTTGCTATAAAAAGGGGGAAGCCAGCGGATGCTTCGCTTTTTTTGCACGGGGAGGACAGAGGATGCTTCGCTTTTGTTGCACGGGAGAAGGGGAACCGGATTCTCTTACTCCCCTCTCCCCAGAGTGGGAGAGGGGCTAGGGGTGAGGGGTTTCTAGCTTAAATTGAAGCGGATTTATAGGATTGTATTTATATTCCAACCATCATCCGTAATTGACACTTATTTGATTATGTAATTTTATTCAGTTGAATCAGGAAATGAACATTCAACGGTAATCTTGAGGTTGCTTTTAGCGGTTCCTTTGGTGACATACGGGACGCCAGCTTCACCACCGAGTTCGATACCAAATTCTAGGGTAACTTTGTTGACATTCGCGATCGCCATTTTTTTAAAGGCGCTTAAGGTGTAAATTGTGTACGCTCGAATTGTGCCTTGAATCGCTCGGAAATTCTGCACCATTTGCTTTTGAGCTTTGGCGACTTCAAGGGTTTTGGGAACTGTGGGCTCCTCTCCGTCTTCCTCTTCGTCTTCGTCTTCGGGTTCTGTGGTGATGTCGGGAATGTCTACGTCTTCTGTGGCTTCAATATAGATGATGGTTTGATCGTCGAGCTGAATTGGGATGAGTTGAGGCATGATCGTTTGATGGGGTGGTATTGGTTATTGTTTAGCATACTTTCCAGGGCGACATTTTCCCCCTCATCCCCTAACCCCTTCTCCCTTGTCTTGCTCCCCTCTCCCGTGCAAAAAAAGCGAAGCATCCTTAGTCATCCCCCCTGCAAAAAAAGCGAAGCATCCTCTGTCCTCCCCCCTCTTGTAGGGGGGAACGAGGGGGGTGGGAGAAGGGGAACCGGACTCTCTTGCTCCCCTCTCCCCGGCGTGGGAGAGGGGCTGGGGGAGAGGGGTTGAGTAACGCACCAATTAAAATGGTTTAAAATGGTGCGTTACGCTTCGCTCTCCTCACCCTACAAATAGCCGAATGTTTGCCATGATGAGGGGATAACACCGATAAAGATTTTTGGCGATGAGTCGGGATGCTTTGGTTGTTGGTATAAATAAGTATGAGCGATTTAATCCCCTGAACGCGCCAGGGGGAGATGCGGAAGCAGTAGCTCAACGACTCGAACAGTATGGTGAGTTTAAAGTTACCCGACTCCCCGGGGTAAAGGATAAGCAGAATAACCGGATTCGGGTGGGTCAGAAAACCAATGTTAAACTCAGTCAGCTACGAAACGCCATTATACAATTGTTTAAGCCTAAGGGTAAATCAGTCCCAGATACAGCGCTATTATACTTTTCTGGGCATGGACTACGGCAAGATTTGGGGGTAGAAGAAGGGTTTTTAGCGAGCAGTGATGTGAATCCGGAGGGGGAAAACTGGGGATTGTCTCTACAGTGGTTACGTCGATTGCTGCTCACCAGTGAGGTGCGACAGCAAATTGTGATCCTGGATTGCTGTTACAGTGGGGAGGTTCTCAACGTTGCTGAGGCTGATCCAGGGGAGGGAGGGAAAGCACGCGATCGCTCTTTTATTGCCGCATCACGAGAGTTCGAGGTAGCGTATGAGGGGATTGATGGAAGTCATAGTGCGTTC
Encoded here:
- a CDS encoding DUF565 domain-containing protein, with the translated sequence MQNTRLNTLVDVILARLAQWFTNPWRRLSIILLGLLSGIFLGSAISTTAGQTADWDVIAAGILIIFTETVSRIVYGRNRQRLPSLSRASRLSWFLETVNALKIGLVYSMFLEAFKLGS
- a CDS encoding ArnT family glycosyltransferase; this encodes MDVESKDRITQPVTKWWNVWEKHPTRLWMFSVLGLAAICWVAFLWHLGSTGLVDETEPLFAEAARQMTVTGDWITPYFNGETRFDKPPLVYWLMAIGYHLIGVNEWAVRLPSAMSAIALTILGFYTLRYFGISRPRTLVDHQQMEVEDTPKLPNLERQRWLSAGIGATLIALNPITLVWARTGVSDMLLSGCMGTALLCFFIGYVQGETGRQEAEAQDSQYRGQIMGDPKPILGFASGWYLAFYILIALAILAKGPVGFVLPGLIIGAFLLYLGKFWQVVREMRLVWGLGLIGVLAIPWYVLVTLANGEDYIEKFFGYHNVERFVGVVNHHWAPWYFYFLVVLVGFAPWSCYLPLAIARLRFWQVKKWRSSPRASQLGLFALCWFVGVFGFFTIAVTKLPSYVLPLMPAAAILVALLASDLLTYPPQRLWGLRLSAGFNLILLGVIAWAIWYSPNFIGYDPAALNLSETLQASGLPLRGGILWGMAAVAAAIALCRRRGWRWLGTINLVAFVAFIILVVSPATFLLDQERQLPLRELSAIAAEVNQPSEAFLMMGFEKPSVVFYAKRSVNYFDEEHKFIAYIEDIAKIEPNPPSTLVLIESKRFNRLKEEWLKPSEYTVIDQEGAYHLIRVTKQVLARKL
- a CDS encoding CU044_2847 family protein, producing the protein MPQLIPIQLDDQTIIYIEATEDVDIPDITTEPEDEDEEEDGEEPTVPKTLEVAKAQKQMVQNFRAIQGTIRAYTIYTLSAFKKMAIANVNKVTLEFGIELGGEAGVPYVTKGTAKSNLKITVECSFPDSTE